One window of Drosophila busckii strain San Diego stock center, stock number 13000-0081.31 chromosome 3L, ASM1175060v1, whole genome shotgun sequence genomic DNA carries:
- the LOC108600263 gene encoding uncharacterized protein LOC108600263 isoform X4 codes for MPKNSKDGPAVIGTRANGYGECLSQQMRAISSPALTDNTEAAAQQPQTKFVAPTDETAKNADGNCNASTSGTAESLSVFQKFKRNFHNLNNKNQLHINSTPTTTTAVAATAASPATETKASPTTPTVCITAPAAASTSAETNNDECNGGDSTSGRYRFGPLIWRTSKERRKTKFNRRDKCNSGDSGIQIEIEQDEQYVRGLSNEQQGAAGAAVTSTPKSVFKPRSIRRTHSAKSSNVLAATGGNAGKPPVYRQHQLTRACCTEREAPESLPTRSLSQPNGLDNYGMRRSVMEDSDSDSVASHEEGSSYYPIYAEVLYNFTAAGPQELGLERGTLIEILRKEVGPWWFGRIKKDDASLFEEILDPELGWFPKDFIRIIHSPETDAFYNLHKTSASEVPEAATAPADSEVPVIVTELNSSIEEADTTMTMDQSNITTIVIESPPATVDEQTSEITALHPSSATLISVPVNSAELLRRSAVRELLETEVNYVKLLASICDGYLPAMSKRIDIFSPNSIRLIFSNITSIYKFQKRFLEALRKGIEQNQLSKVFLKMHKGFLCYSTYCNAYPRALIELESYDRVKDARTVLENCRESENLAELPLSAHLLAPVQRICRYPLHLNEIIKSTSKSASMEATPATNSDEPDGNGLSNVEYQDYDQLDVGQLDVPDTLESVHQALDKMRGITEAVNEGKRHSETIARHQSSFQNFKGPPLHLHSTRFFLQVDATRQKQNLWNSSYTLFLFDNQLVYCKRDIIKRSHFIYKGRIFLDRCRVVNVRDGKMFGHTIKNSLRIYCESRDKWYDFSFRSANRKHRFLNTLALERQFGGKALYVSEMTGFEYNFDERTGDYSDQSDYELPECDHALGTTSASGDSSVPESPAKSPYRSCDTLPKKSQSRDGLASSSNASGSGSVSGSGQILTTTSTGSLGRRRLGNWFRKPKSTNCTPSQSPTHKSGFDADVTLTAARVAAIELVEAAAAEQEVDSSYA; via the exons ATGCCAAAAAATTCGAAAGACGGACCGGCGGTGATTGGTACAAGAGCTAATGGCTACGGCGAATGTCTG TCGCAACAAATGCGGGCAATCTCTAGTCCTGCTCTTACGGATAACACTGAAGCAGCCGCTCAACAGCCACAGACAAAGTTTGTCGCACCAACAGATGAAACGGCAAAAAATGCTGACGGCAACTGCAATGCAAGTACATCTGGGACAGCTGAAAGTCTGAGTGTCTTTCAGAAATTTAAACGCAATTTTCACaatttgaataacaaaaatcaactGCATATCAACTcgacaccaacaacaacaacagcagtggcagcaacagccgcatcGCCAGCGACAGAAACCAAAGCATCACCCACAACGCCCACAGTGTGTAtaacagcaccagcagcagcatcaacgtCAGCTGAGACCAACAATGATGAGTGTAATGGAGGAGATAGCACCTCTGGCAGATATCGTTTCGGTCCGCTTATTTGGCGAACGTCAAAGGAGCGCCGCAAGACAAAGTTCAATCGACGCGACAAATGTAATTCTGGAGATTCTGGCATACAGATCGAAATTGAGCAGGATGAACAGTATGTTCGAGGCCTCAGCAATGAACAGCAAGGCGCAGCTGGTGCGGCAGTCACTAGCACACCAAAGAGTGTGTTCAAGCCACGCTCCATACGCCGCACACATTCAGCCAAATCGAGTAATGTCTTGGCGGCGACAGGCGGTAATGCAGGCAAACCGCCCGTTTATAGGCAGCATCAACTAACCAGAGCCTGTTGCACGGAGCGCGAGGCCCCAGAATCGTTGCCCACACGATCGCTTAGCCAACCAAATGGGCTGGATAATTATGGGATGCGCCGAAGCGTAATGGAGGATAGCGACAGTGACAGTGTTGCCTCCCACGAAGAAG GCAGCAGTTATTATCCGATTTATGCGGAAGTGTTGTACAACTTCACCGCGGCTGGTCCGCAAGAGCTGGGCCTGGAGCGGGGCACTCTCATTGAAATATTGCGAAAGGAGGTCGGACCCTGGTGGTTTGGACGCATTAAAAAAGATGATGCAAGTCTGTTTGAGGAAATACTGGATCCGGAACTTGGATGGTTCCCGAAGGACTTTATACGCATTATTCATAGTCCCGAGACCGATGCCTTCTACAATCTGCATAAAACGTCGGCCAGCGAAGTGCCTGAAGCTGCTACAGCGCCAGCAGACAGTGAAGTGCCAGTGATTGTGACTGagctcaacagcagcatcgAGGAAGCTGATACCACCATGACTATGGACCAAAGCAACATAACTACCATAGTCATCGAGTCGCCTCCAGCGACAGTTGATGAGCAAACTAGTGAAATAACTGCATTGCATCCTTCATCTGCAACACTCATTAGTGTACCAGTGAATAGCGCTGAGTTACTGCGTCGAAGCGCTGTGCGCGAGCTGCTCGAAACTGAAGTCAATTACGTCAAACTTCTGGCCTCCATCTGTGACGG TTACCTGCCTGCGATGAGCAAACGTATTGACATTTTCTCGCCGAATAGCATTCGACTGATATTTTCGAATATAACGTCAATCTATAAGTTCCAGAAAAGGTTTCTGGAGGCACTGCGGAAAGGCATCGAGCAAAATCAATTATCCAAGGTGTTCCTTAAGATG CATAAAGGATTTCTATGCTACTCTACATACTGCAATGCGTATCCTCGTGCACTCATCGAACTCGAGTCCTACGATCGTGTTAAGGATGCACGCACTGTTTTAGAGAA TTGCCGAGAGTCAGAGAATCTGGCTGAGCTTCCATTATCAGCACATCTTTTAGCACCGGTTCAACGCATTTGTCGCTATCCCTTGCATCTTAACGAGATTATTAAGTCAACGTCAAAAAGTGCCAGCATGGAGGCCACCCCAGCGACAAATTCAGATGAGCCAGATGGAAATGGACTCAGCAACGTGGAATACCAAGACTATGATCAACTGGATGTAGGCCAGTTGGATGTGCCCGATACGCTGGAGAGCGTCCATCAGGCGCTTGATAAGATGCGTGGTATCACAGAAGCTGTCAATGAAGGCAAACGCCACAGTGAGACTATTGCACGACATCAGTCCAGCTTCCAAAACTTTAAGGGCCCGCCGCTGCACCTACATAGTACGCGTTTCTTTCTACAAGTGGACGCGACGCGCCAGAAACAGAACCTATGGAACAGCAGCTATACGTTATTCTTATTTGATAACCAATTAGTTTATTGCAAGCGGGATATTATCAAGCGCAGTCACTTCATCTACAAAGGACGTATTTTTCTAGATCGCTGCCGTGTCGTGAACGTGCGGGATGGCAAAATGTTTGGTCACACTATTAAGAACTCCCTGCGCATCTACTGTGAGTCGCGAGACAAATGGTATGACTTCAGTTTTCGTTCGGCAAATCGTAAGCATCGTTTTCTAAACACGCTCGCCTTGGAACGGCAATTTGGAGGTAAAGCGCTGTACGTTTCCGAAATGACTGGATTCGAGTACAACTTTGATGAGCGCACGGGTGACTACTCCGATCAATCAGACTATGAGCTGCCTGAATGCGATCACGCATTGGGCACTACTTCAGCTAGTGGCGACAGCTCAGTACCCGAGTCACCGGCCAAGTCGCCGTATCGCTCTTGCGATACTTTACCAAAAAAGTCGCAATCACGTGACGGCCTCGCAAGTTCTAGTAACGCATCTGGATCTGGATCGGTATCAGGCTCAGGACAGATACTGACTACAACGTCCACTGGCTCATTAGGTCGTCGGCGCCTGGGCAATTGGTTTCGAAAACCAAAGAGCACCAACTGCACGCCAAGCCAGTCACCAACGCACAAGTCTGGCTTTGATGCGGATGTCACCCTGACAGCAGCACGTGTGGCAGCTATCGAATTGGTTGAAGCAGCTGCCGCCGAGCAAGAGGTGGACAGCTCGTATGCTTAG
- the LOC108600263 gene encoding uncharacterized protein LOC108600263 isoform X6, with amino-acid sequence MRTYFCRLQYSQQMRAISSPALTDNTEAAAQQPQTKFVAPTDETAKNADGNCNASTSGTAESLSVFQKFKRNFHNLNNKNQLHINSTPTTTTAVAATAASPATETKASPTTPTVCITAPAAASTSAETNNDECNGGDSTSGRYRFGPLIWRTSKERRKTKFNRRDKCNSGDSGIQIEIEQDEQYVRGLSNEQQGAAGAAVTSTPKSVFKPRSIRRTHSAKSSNVLAATGGNAGKPPVYRQHQLTRACCTEREAPESLPTRSLSQPNGLDNYGMRRSVMEDSDSDSVASHEEGSSYYPIYAEVLYNFTAAGPQELGLERGTLIEILRKEVGPWWFGRIKKDDASLFEEILDPELGWFPKDFIRIIHSPETDAFYNLHKTSASEVPEAATAPADSEVPVIVTELNSSIEEADTTMTMDQSNITTIVIESPPATVDEQTSEITALHPSSATLISVPVNSAELLRRSAVRELLETEVNYVKLLASICDGYLPAMSKRIDIFSPNSIRLIFSNITSIYKFQKRFLEALRKGIEQNQLSKVFLKMHKGFLCYSTYCNAYPRALIELESYDRVKDARTVLENCRESENLAELPLSAHLLAPVQRICRYPLHLNEIIKSTSKSASMEATPATNSDEPDGNGLSNVEYQDYDQLDVGQLDVPDTLESVHQALDKMRGITEAVNEGKRHSETIARHQSSFQNFKGPPLHLHSTRFFLQVDATRQKQNLWNSSYTLFLFDNQLVYCKRDIIKRSHFIYKGRIFLDRCRVVNVRDGKMFGHTIKNSLRIYCESRDKWYDFSFRSANRKHRFLNTLALERQFGGKALYVSEMTGFEYNFDERTGDYSDQSDYELPECDHALGTTSASGDSSVPESPAKSPYRSCDTLPKKSQSRDGLASSSNASGSGSVSGSGQILTTTSTGSLGRRRLGNWFRKPKSTNCTPSQSPTHKSGFDADVTLTAARVAAIELVEAAAAEQEVDSSYA; translated from the exons ATGCGCACATACTTTTGCCGCTTACAATAT TCGCAACAAATGCGGGCAATCTCTAGTCCTGCTCTTACGGATAACACTGAAGCAGCCGCTCAACAGCCACAGACAAAGTTTGTCGCACCAACAGATGAAACGGCAAAAAATGCTGACGGCAACTGCAATGCAAGTACATCTGGGACAGCTGAAAGTCTGAGTGTCTTTCAGAAATTTAAACGCAATTTTCACaatttgaataacaaaaatcaactGCATATCAACTcgacaccaacaacaacaacagcagtggcagcaacagccgcatcGCCAGCGACAGAAACCAAAGCATCACCCACAACGCCCACAGTGTGTAtaacagcaccagcagcagcatcaacgtCAGCTGAGACCAACAATGATGAGTGTAATGGAGGAGATAGCACCTCTGGCAGATATCGTTTCGGTCCGCTTATTTGGCGAACGTCAAAGGAGCGCCGCAAGACAAAGTTCAATCGACGCGACAAATGTAATTCTGGAGATTCTGGCATACAGATCGAAATTGAGCAGGATGAACAGTATGTTCGAGGCCTCAGCAATGAACAGCAAGGCGCAGCTGGTGCGGCAGTCACTAGCACACCAAAGAGTGTGTTCAAGCCACGCTCCATACGCCGCACACATTCAGCCAAATCGAGTAATGTCTTGGCGGCGACAGGCGGTAATGCAGGCAAACCGCCCGTTTATAGGCAGCATCAACTAACCAGAGCCTGTTGCACGGAGCGCGAGGCCCCAGAATCGTTGCCCACACGATCGCTTAGCCAACCAAATGGGCTGGATAATTATGGGATGCGCCGAAGCGTAATGGAGGATAGCGACAGTGACAGTGTTGCCTCCCACGAAGAAG GCAGCAGTTATTATCCGATTTATGCGGAAGTGTTGTACAACTTCACCGCGGCTGGTCCGCAAGAGCTGGGCCTGGAGCGGGGCACTCTCATTGAAATATTGCGAAAGGAGGTCGGACCCTGGTGGTTTGGACGCATTAAAAAAGATGATGCAAGTCTGTTTGAGGAAATACTGGATCCGGAACTTGGATGGTTCCCGAAGGACTTTATACGCATTATTCATAGTCCCGAGACCGATGCCTTCTACAATCTGCATAAAACGTCGGCCAGCGAAGTGCCTGAAGCTGCTACAGCGCCAGCAGACAGTGAAGTGCCAGTGATTGTGACTGagctcaacagcagcatcgAGGAAGCTGATACCACCATGACTATGGACCAAAGCAACATAACTACCATAGTCATCGAGTCGCCTCCAGCGACAGTTGATGAGCAAACTAGTGAAATAACTGCATTGCATCCTTCATCTGCAACACTCATTAGTGTACCAGTGAATAGCGCTGAGTTACTGCGTCGAAGCGCTGTGCGCGAGCTGCTCGAAACTGAAGTCAATTACGTCAAACTTCTGGCCTCCATCTGTGACGG TTACCTGCCTGCGATGAGCAAACGTATTGACATTTTCTCGCCGAATAGCATTCGACTGATATTTTCGAATATAACGTCAATCTATAAGTTCCAGAAAAGGTTTCTGGAGGCACTGCGGAAAGGCATCGAGCAAAATCAATTATCCAAGGTGTTCCTTAAGATG CATAAAGGATTTCTATGCTACTCTACATACTGCAATGCGTATCCTCGTGCACTCATCGAACTCGAGTCCTACGATCGTGTTAAGGATGCACGCACTGTTTTAGAGAA TTGCCGAGAGTCAGAGAATCTGGCTGAGCTTCCATTATCAGCACATCTTTTAGCACCGGTTCAACGCATTTGTCGCTATCCCTTGCATCTTAACGAGATTATTAAGTCAACGTCAAAAAGTGCCAGCATGGAGGCCACCCCAGCGACAAATTCAGATGAGCCAGATGGAAATGGACTCAGCAACGTGGAATACCAAGACTATGATCAACTGGATGTAGGCCAGTTGGATGTGCCCGATACGCTGGAGAGCGTCCATCAGGCGCTTGATAAGATGCGTGGTATCACAGAAGCTGTCAATGAAGGCAAACGCCACAGTGAGACTATTGCACGACATCAGTCCAGCTTCCAAAACTTTAAGGGCCCGCCGCTGCACCTACATAGTACGCGTTTCTTTCTACAAGTGGACGCGACGCGCCAGAAACAGAACCTATGGAACAGCAGCTATACGTTATTCTTATTTGATAACCAATTAGTTTATTGCAAGCGGGATATTATCAAGCGCAGTCACTTCATCTACAAAGGACGTATTTTTCTAGATCGCTGCCGTGTCGTGAACGTGCGGGATGGCAAAATGTTTGGTCACACTATTAAGAACTCCCTGCGCATCTACTGTGAGTCGCGAGACAAATGGTATGACTTCAGTTTTCGTTCGGCAAATCGTAAGCATCGTTTTCTAAACACGCTCGCCTTGGAACGGCAATTTGGAGGTAAAGCGCTGTACGTTTCCGAAATGACTGGATTCGAGTACAACTTTGATGAGCGCACGGGTGACTACTCCGATCAATCAGACTATGAGCTGCCTGAATGCGATCACGCATTGGGCACTACTTCAGCTAGTGGCGACAGCTCAGTACCCGAGTCACCGGCCAAGTCGCCGTATCGCTCTTGCGATACTTTACCAAAAAAGTCGCAATCACGTGACGGCCTCGCAAGTTCTAGTAACGCATCTGGATCTGGATCGGTATCAGGCTCAGGACAGATACTGACTACAACGTCCACTGGCTCATTAGGTCGTCGGCGCCTGGGCAATTGGTTTCGAAAACCAAAGAGCACCAACTGCACGCCAAGCCAGTCACCAACGCACAAGTCTGGCTTTGATGCGGATGTCACCCTGACAGCAGCACGTGTGGCAGCTATCGAATTGGTTGAAGCAGCTGCCGCCGAGCAAGAGGTGGACAGCTCGTATGCTTAG
- the LOC108600263 gene encoding uncharacterized protein LOC108600263 isoform X5, with translation MMIRYLWFRLRSNRLKPLLADSSQQMRAISSPALTDNTEAAAQQPQTKFVAPTDETAKNADGNCNASTSGTAESLSVFQKFKRNFHNLNNKNQLHINSTPTTTTAVAATAASPATETKASPTTPTVCITAPAAASTSAETNNDECNGGDSTSGRYRFGPLIWRTSKERRKTKFNRRDKCNSGDSGIQIEIEQDEQYVRGLSNEQQGAAGAAVTSTPKSVFKPRSIRRTHSAKSSNVLAATGGNAGKPPVYRQHQLTRACCTEREAPESLPTRSLSQPNGLDNYGMRRSVMEDSDSDSVASHEEGSSYYPIYAEVLYNFTAAGPQELGLERGTLIEILRKEVGPWWFGRIKKDDASLFEEILDPELGWFPKDFIRIIHSPETDAFYNLHKTSASEVPEAATAPADSEVPVIVTELNSSIEEADTTMTMDQSNITTIVIESPPATVDEQTSEITALHPSSATLISVPVNSAELLRRSAVRELLETEVNYVKLLASICDGYLPAMSKRIDIFSPNSIRLIFSNITSIYKFQKRFLEALRKGIEQNQLSKVFLKMHKGFLCYSTYCNAYPRALIELESYDRVKDARTVLENCRESENLAELPLSAHLLAPVQRICRYPLHLNEIIKSTSKSASMEATPATNSDEPDGNGLSNVEYQDYDQLDVGQLDVPDTLESVHQALDKMRGITEAVNEGKRHSETIARHQSSFQNFKGPPLHLHSTRFFLQVDATRQKQNLWNSSYTLFLFDNQLVYCKRDIIKRSHFIYKGRIFLDRCRVVNVRDGKMFGHTIKNSLRIYCESRDKWYDFSFRSANRKHRFLNTLALERQFGGKALYVSEMTGFEYNFDERTGDYSDQSDYELPECDHALGTTSASGDSSVPESPAKSPYRSCDTLPKKSQSRDGLASSSNASGSGSVSGSGQILTTTSTGSLGRRRLGNWFRKPKSTNCTPSQSPTHKSGFDADVTLTAARVAAIELVEAAAAEQEVDSSYA, from the exons ATGATGATACGATATTTGTGGTTTCGCTTGCGGAGCAACCGCCTCAAACCACTGCTAGCAGATTCT TCGCAACAAATGCGGGCAATCTCTAGTCCTGCTCTTACGGATAACACTGAAGCAGCCGCTCAACAGCCACAGACAAAGTTTGTCGCACCAACAGATGAAACGGCAAAAAATGCTGACGGCAACTGCAATGCAAGTACATCTGGGACAGCTGAAAGTCTGAGTGTCTTTCAGAAATTTAAACGCAATTTTCACaatttgaataacaaaaatcaactGCATATCAACTcgacaccaacaacaacaacagcagtggcagcaacagccgcatcGCCAGCGACAGAAACCAAAGCATCACCCACAACGCCCACAGTGTGTAtaacagcaccagcagcagcatcaacgtCAGCTGAGACCAACAATGATGAGTGTAATGGAGGAGATAGCACCTCTGGCAGATATCGTTTCGGTCCGCTTATTTGGCGAACGTCAAAGGAGCGCCGCAAGACAAAGTTCAATCGACGCGACAAATGTAATTCTGGAGATTCTGGCATACAGATCGAAATTGAGCAGGATGAACAGTATGTTCGAGGCCTCAGCAATGAACAGCAAGGCGCAGCTGGTGCGGCAGTCACTAGCACACCAAAGAGTGTGTTCAAGCCACGCTCCATACGCCGCACACATTCAGCCAAATCGAGTAATGTCTTGGCGGCGACAGGCGGTAATGCAGGCAAACCGCCCGTTTATAGGCAGCATCAACTAACCAGAGCCTGTTGCACGGAGCGCGAGGCCCCAGAATCGTTGCCCACACGATCGCTTAGCCAACCAAATGGGCTGGATAATTATGGGATGCGCCGAAGCGTAATGGAGGATAGCGACAGTGACAGTGTTGCCTCCCACGAAGAAG GCAGCAGTTATTATCCGATTTATGCGGAAGTGTTGTACAACTTCACCGCGGCTGGTCCGCAAGAGCTGGGCCTGGAGCGGGGCACTCTCATTGAAATATTGCGAAAGGAGGTCGGACCCTGGTGGTTTGGACGCATTAAAAAAGATGATGCAAGTCTGTTTGAGGAAATACTGGATCCGGAACTTGGATGGTTCCCGAAGGACTTTATACGCATTATTCATAGTCCCGAGACCGATGCCTTCTACAATCTGCATAAAACGTCGGCCAGCGAAGTGCCTGAAGCTGCTACAGCGCCAGCAGACAGTGAAGTGCCAGTGATTGTGACTGagctcaacagcagcatcgAGGAAGCTGATACCACCATGACTATGGACCAAAGCAACATAACTACCATAGTCATCGAGTCGCCTCCAGCGACAGTTGATGAGCAAACTAGTGAAATAACTGCATTGCATCCTTCATCTGCAACACTCATTAGTGTACCAGTGAATAGCGCTGAGTTACTGCGTCGAAGCGCTGTGCGCGAGCTGCTCGAAACTGAAGTCAATTACGTCAAACTTCTGGCCTCCATCTGTGACGG TTACCTGCCTGCGATGAGCAAACGTATTGACATTTTCTCGCCGAATAGCATTCGACTGATATTTTCGAATATAACGTCAATCTATAAGTTCCAGAAAAGGTTTCTGGAGGCACTGCGGAAAGGCATCGAGCAAAATCAATTATCCAAGGTGTTCCTTAAGATG CATAAAGGATTTCTATGCTACTCTACATACTGCAATGCGTATCCTCGTGCACTCATCGAACTCGAGTCCTACGATCGTGTTAAGGATGCACGCACTGTTTTAGAGAA TTGCCGAGAGTCAGAGAATCTGGCTGAGCTTCCATTATCAGCACATCTTTTAGCACCGGTTCAACGCATTTGTCGCTATCCCTTGCATCTTAACGAGATTATTAAGTCAACGTCAAAAAGTGCCAGCATGGAGGCCACCCCAGCGACAAATTCAGATGAGCCAGATGGAAATGGACTCAGCAACGTGGAATACCAAGACTATGATCAACTGGATGTAGGCCAGTTGGATGTGCCCGATACGCTGGAGAGCGTCCATCAGGCGCTTGATAAGATGCGTGGTATCACAGAAGCTGTCAATGAAGGCAAACGCCACAGTGAGACTATTGCACGACATCAGTCCAGCTTCCAAAACTTTAAGGGCCCGCCGCTGCACCTACATAGTACGCGTTTCTTTCTACAAGTGGACGCGACGCGCCAGAAACAGAACCTATGGAACAGCAGCTATACGTTATTCTTATTTGATAACCAATTAGTTTATTGCAAGCGGGATATTATCAAGCGCAGTCACTTCATCTACAAAGGACGTATTTTTCTAGATCGCTGCCGTGTCGTGAACGTGCGGGATGGCAAAATGTTTGGTCACACTATTAAGAACTCCCTGCGCATCTACTGTGAGTCGCGAGACAAATGGTATGACTTCAGTTTTCGTTCGGCAAATCGTAAGCATCGTTTTCTAAACACGCTCGCCTTGGAACGGCAATTTGGAGGTAAAGCGCTGTACGTTTCCGAAATGACTGGATTCGAGTACAACTTTGATGAGCGCACGGGTGACTACTCCGATCAATCAGACTATGAGCTGCCTGAATGCGATCACGCATTGGGCACTACTTCAGCTAGTGGCGACAGCTCAGTACCCGAGTCACCGGCCAAGTCGCCGTATCGCTCTTGCGATACTTTACCAAAAAAGTCGCAATCACGTGACGGCCTCGCAAGTTCTAGTAACGCATCTGGATCTGGATCGGTATCAGGCTCAGGACAGATACTGACTACAACGTCCACTGGCTCATTAGGTCGTCGGCGCCTGGGCAATTGGTTTCGAAAACCAAAGAGCACCAACTGCACGCCAAGCCAGTCACCAACGCACAAGTCTGGCTTTGATGCGGATGTCACCCTGACAGCAGCACGTGTGGCAGCTATCGAATTGGTTGAAGCAGCTGCCGCCGAGCAAGAGGTGGACAGCTCGTATGCTTAG